From one Brevibacterium sp. 'Marine' genomic stretch:
- a CDS encoding XRE family transcriptional regulator: MVKEEDLGARVFGARIRARRKFNNLTLNELAVRAGLSRAALSKIERGEQDTSVSNAMGLSRALGVDVGELLAAPEVTITRSEAIPATSTFGKGVWRRDLPSAIENMDVVHYRLDPRSETSAFAAHRSGSRESFFVLTGSIEIVTIDRRTTLHSGDCAQAPGDVPHQLANPHDEPAELMLIIV, translated from the coding sequence ATGGTGAAAGAAGAGGATCTCGGCGCTCGTGTCTTCGGCGCCCGCATCAGAGCACGGCGCAAATTCAACAACCTCACCCTCAATGAGCTCGCGGTCCGGGCAGGACTGTCCCGCGCGGCTCTGTCGAAGATCGAACGCGGTGAGCAGGATACCTCCGTCTCGAACGCCATGGGCCTCTCCCGCGCCCTCGGCGTCGACGTCGGCGAGCTCCTGGCCGCCCCGGAAGTGACGATCACCCGCAGCGAGGCGATCCCTGCGACCTCGACCTTCGGGAAAGGGGTCTGGCGTCGGGACCTGCCGTCGGCGATCGAGAACATGGACGTCGTCCACTACCGTCTCGACCCGCGCAGCGAGACCTCGGCCTTCGCCGCGCACCGCAGCGGATCGCGTGAGAGCTTCTTCGTCCTCACCGGCAGCATCGAAATCGTCACCATCGACCGCCGCACCACTCTGCACTCCGGCGACTGTGCCCAGGCTCCCGGCGACGTACCGCATCAGTTGGCCAATCCCCACGACGAACCCGCCGAACTCATGCTCATCATCGTCTGA
- a CDS encoding deoxyguanosinetriphosphate triphosphohydrolase codes for MPFDTHPHASVRTGTVAVYSPWDEERWVSEPAKNPRRSAFQRDRARVLHSSGLRRLGAKTQVVSPGTDDFVRTRLTHSLEVAQVGRELARYLGCDPDIVDTACLSHDLGHPPFGHHGETILDALCADIGGFEGNAQTLRLVTRIEPKVIADDGRPAGLNLSRASLDALTKYPWPRAEATAGRRDSGVRKFGVYDDDRAVFDFYRDGIDNGQRCIEAQVMDLADDISYSVHDVEDAIVAGHLDLADFAADDRRTELFDITRQWYLPETTDAEMDKALGRLQAAAYWPKEAFDGSRRAQAGLKHMTSQLIGRFVGAAESATREEFGWEPLARYSASLVVPETTTVEIAVLKGMATLTVMVAEDRLRLHDIQAAVINELAEWYSQSPDKLDPMFRADHAEAADDSARRRVIVDQIASLTDHSAWALYHHLNAGAEDRL; via the coding sequence ATGCCCTTCGACACTCACCCGCACGCCTCGGTGCGGACGGGTACCGTGGCGGTCTACTCGCCCTGGGACGAGGAGCGGTGGGTGAGCGAACCGGCGAAGAATCCACGACGCTCGGCCTTCCAGCGTGACCGTGCCCGCGTCCTCCATTCCTCGGGCCTGCGCCGCCTCGGTGCGAAGACCCAGGTCGTGTCCCCGGGCACAGACGATTTCGTCCGCACCCGCCTCACCCACTCGCTCGAGGTGGCCCAGGTCGGACGCGAACTCGCCCGCTACCTCGGCTGCGATCCCGATATCGTCGACACCGCCTGCCTGTCCCACGACCTCGGGCACCCGCCCTTCGGCCACCACGGAGAGACGATCCTCGACGCCCTGTGCGCCGACATCGGCGGCTTCGAGGGCAACGCCCAGACCCTGCGCCTGGTCACCCGCATCGAACCGAAGGTCATCGCCGACGACGGCCGTCCGGCCGGTCTCAACCTGTCCCGCGCCAGCCTCGACGCACTGACGAAGTACCCGTGGCCGCGAGCCGAAGCCACGGCCGGTCGCCGCGACTCCGGGGTGCGCAAATTCGGTGTCTACGATGACGACCGAGCTGTCTTCGACTTCTACCGCGACGGCATCGACAACGGCCAGAGATGCATCGAAGCCCAGGTCATGGACTTAGCCGACGACATCTCGTACTCCGTCCACGACGTCGAGGATGCCATCGTCGCGGGCCACCTCGACCTCGCCGACTTCGCCGCCGATGACCGCCGGACCGAACTCTTCGATATCACCCGTCAGTGGTATCTGCCGGAGACCACCGATGCGGAGATGGACAAGGCGCTCGGCCGACTGCAGGCCGCCGCCTACTGGCCCAAGGAGGCCTTCGACGGATCCCGTCGGGCTCAGGCCGGTCTCAAGCACATGACCAGTCAGCTCATCGGCCGGTTCGTCGGTGCCGCGGAATCCGCGACCCGTGAGGAATTCGGGTGGGAACCACTCGCCCGATACTCCGCCTCACTCGTCGTGCCCGAGACGACCACCGTCGAGATCGCCGTGCTCAAGGGCATGGCCACGCTGACGGTGATGGTCGCCGAGGATCGACTGCGACTCCATGACATCCAGGCGGCGGTCATCAACGAACTCGCCGAATGGTATTCGCAGTCACCGGACAAACTCGATCCGATGTTCCGCGCCGACCACGCCGAGGCCGCCGACGACTCCGCACGCCGGCGCGTCATCGTCGACCAGATCGCCTCCCTGACCGACCATTCCGCCTGGGCTCTGTACCACCACCTCAACGCCGGAGCGGAGGATCGGCTCTAG
- the dusB gene encoding tRNA dihydrouridine synthase DusB: MSVISPAPETASPKPETALRIGPIELSSPVVLAPMAGITNTAFRRLCREYGAGLYVTEMVTTRALVERNPKTMRIIHHEPYETPRSVQLYGVDPVTMGQAVRMLVEEDRADHIDLNFGCPVPKVTRKGGGSALPWKQDLFTSIVTTAVTEAARRDVPVTVKMRKGIDAEHTTFLDAAETARNAGVAAVALHGRTAADLYSGTADWDAIARLKDHLGDTVPVLGNGDIFAAEDALDMMAKTGCDGVVIGRGCQGRPWLFGDLANALNGSDERHRPGLAEVARAVYKHGEYLVDHFEDEFLGVRDLRKHIAWYFKGYPVGGELRSQLAMVSSLEELAGLLDQLDKDAPYPGAAAEGSRGRTTRPKKPHLPEGWLDSRIFDPSGKSLLSEAELDISGG, from the coding sequence GTGAGTGTCATCAGCCCTGCCCCAGAAACCGCATCCCCGAAGCCCGAAACCGCCCTGCGCATCGGGCCGATCGAGCTGTCCTCGCCCGTCGTGCTCGCGCCCATGGCCGGAATCACGAACACCGCCTTCCGCCGCCTGTGCCGCGAATACGGGGCCGGGCTGTACGTGACCGAAATGGTCACCACCCGGGCGCTGGTCGAGCGCAATCCGAAGACGATGCGCATCATCCACCACGAACCGTATGAGACTCCGCGCTCCGTCCAGCTCTACGGAGTCGACCCGGTGACCATGGGCCAGGCCGTGCGGATGCTCGTCGAAGAGGACCGCGCCGATCACATCGACCTCAACTTCGGATGCCCCGTCCCCAAGGTCACCCGCAAGGGCGGCGGCTCCGCGCTGCCGTGGAAGCAGGACCTGTTCACCTCGATCGTGACAACGGCCGTCACCGAGGCGGCCCGCCGGGACGTGCCCGTGACCGTGAAGATGCGCAAGGGCATCGACGCCGAGCACACGACCTTCCTCGACGCCGCCGAAACCGCTCGCAACGCCGGCGTCGCCGCCGTCGCCCTGCACGGCCGCACCGCCGCGGACCTCTACTCGGGGACCGCGGACTGGGATGCGATCGCCCGGCTCAAGGACCACCTCGGCGATACCGTTCCGGTGCTCGGCAACGGGGATATCTTCGCCGCCGAGGATGCCCTGGACATGATGGCCAAGACCGGCTGCGACGGCGTCGTCATCGGTCGCGGCTGTCAGGGACGGCCGTGGCTGTTCGGTGACCTCGCGAACGCGCTGAACGGCAGCGACGAACGCCATCGTCCCGGTCTCGCCGAGGTGGCTCGCGCGGTGTACAAACACGGCGAGTACCTCGTCGATCATTTCGAAGACGAATTCCTCGGCGTCCGTGACTTGCGCAAACACATCGCCTGGTACTTCAAGGGCTACCCCGTCGGAGGAGAGCTGCGCAGTCAGCTGGCCATGGTCTCCTCCCTCGAGGAACTTGCCGGACTGCTCGATCAGCTCGACAAGGACGCCCCCTATCCGGGAGCAGCCGCCGAAGGGTCCCGCGGCCGCACCACCCGGCCGAAGAAGCCGCACCTGCCCGAAGGCTGGCTGGACTCCCGCATCTTCGATCCCAGCGGGAAGTCGCTGCTGTCGGAGGCCGAACTCGACATCTCAGGAGGATGA
- a CDS encoding L-lactate permease yields the protein MVAVLALTPILIAILLLLFKRSSWVAALAGAVLAAGLVTVAFPTPVSVLVESGIDYFPLILEVALILLFGMLLARLLESAGSMSQISAWVEALSPSRPLGVALVVFGIVPFAESVTGFGIGVTVGVPILTHLGCTLRQSAILGLLGLIAVPWGALGPGTTVAAALAGLDVDELGLATAWMNAIPVIIVAIAVVAIMRPSPASALGIIGSGTLMWAGILASSSVIGMAPSGIIGSLIVIVVLGALFMVGKKTTGLTRRLGVAVLPYGVLTVGLLLARALHAALPSIITQIVASPPFWLAAACLIAATAVAGRRDVTVTAVRAWIPIGVGTAAFMLMGWIMTTTGMSETIGSLLPAGLILLTPWLNSIGAVLTGSNTGANSMFTGTLTAAAASSHVSALPVVAAGNAAGSLAALAAPPRVAMAVQIADSSVAASAKDISWVQGRALAVAGINALALGLWIQLFA from the coding sequence ATGGTGGCAGTGCTGGCTCTCACCCCGATCCTCATTGCCATCCTCCTGCTCCTGTTCAAGCGGAGCTCCTGGGTCGCGGCTCTGGCCGGAGCGGTGCTCGCGGCCGGTCTCGTCACCGTCGCCTTCCCCACCCCCGTCTCGGTGCTGGTCGAATCGGGGATCGACTACTTTCCGCTCATCCTCGAGGTCGCGCTCATCCTGCTCTTCGGCATGCTGCTCGCCCGGCTGCTCGAATCCGCCGGGTCGATGTCGCAGATCTCGGCCTGGGTCGAAGCACTGTCACCGAGTCGCCCGCTTGGGGTCGCGCTCGTCGTGTTCGGGATCGTGCCCTTCGCGGAATCGGTCACCGGCTTCGGCATCGGCGTCACCGTCGGGGTGCCGATCCTCACCCACCTCGGCTGCACTCTGCGGCAGTCGGCGATCCTCGGTCTCCTCGGCCTCATCGCCGTTCCATGGGGTGCCCTGGGTCCGGGCACCACCGTCGCAGCGGCGCTGGCCGGACTCGACGTCGACGAACTCGGTCTGGCCACGGCGTGGATGAATGCGATCCCGGTCATCATCGTCGCGATCGCGGTGGTCGCGATCATGCGCCCGTCTCCCGCCTCGGCGCTGGGGATCATCGGTTCCGGCACCCTCATGTGGGCGGGGATCCTCGCCTCCAGCTCCGTCATCGGCATGGCCCCGTCGGGAATCATCGGTTCGCTCATCGTCATCGTTGTCCTCGGTGCGCTGTTCATGGTCGGCAAGAAGACCACGGGCCTGACGCGCCGCCTCGGCGTGGCCGTTCTGCCCTACGGGGTGCTCACGGTCGGTCTGCTGTTGGCCCGGGCTCTGCACGCCGCGCTGCCGTCGATCATCACGCAGATCGTCGCTTCTCCCCCGTTCTGGCTGGCCGCCGCCTGCCTCATCGCCGCCACCGCCGTCGCCGGCAGACGCGACGTCACGGTCACGGCAGTGCGTGCCTGGATTCCCATCGGGGTGGGCACCGCCGCATTCATGCTCATGGGCTGGATCATGACGACGACGGGGATGAGCGAGACGATCGGCTCACTGCTGCCGGCCGGGCTCATCCTGCTCACTCCATGGCTGAACTCCATCGGCGCGGTGCTCACCGGTTCGAACACGGGAGCGAACTCGATGTTCACCGGCACGCTGACCGCGGCCGCGGCATCATCGCATGTCTCGGCGCTGCCGGTCGTCGCGGCCGGAAATGCGGCCGGCTCGCTGGCCGCTCTCGCCGCTCCCCCACGGGTGGCGATGGCCGTGCAGATCGCGGATTCCTCGGTGGCCGCCTCGGCGAAGGACATCTCCTGGGTGCAGGGCCGAGCACTCGCGGTGGCCGGGATCAACGCCCTGGCCCTCGGTCTGTGGATCCAGCTCTTCGCCTGA
- a CDS encoding ATP-binding cassette domain-containing protein, translating into MPTAITVSELDYRLGDDTEIFSGLTAAIPADLVGLVGDNGIGKTTFARILAGRLRASAGTVTGADGAVYIDQLLPHSTQKVDAALGIAPVRLALGRALAGEATGADFDLIGDDWDIEERALAALSELGLHLSVSDLDRSLRSFSGGQATRIGLARAALVGDAWLILDEPSNNLDEDGRTLLTTLLTDRRGPTLVISHDRTLLEQMTSIIEMTDRLRVYGGNFDDFEAMVAAEEEAKQQKVTDAKKSHRIEKRQRIELETKLARSEQKGAKDKLNRRRPRIAANAMAHFAEKSAAKRRGDKAADEAAARDDLTAAKDALRRTSSVRLDLPDTQIHATKRVLEISTAASARSERNQTIVGPERIRLTGPNGAGKSTLLAAILAAANERDPHGEDTGDTGGGHAGAETGPPIAELFGDLAITVAAATAHLDQQYRLPGELTVMEAVRAGNPRLDPHRVHEVLAAMGLRAGRTDQICSTLSGGERFRVALASGLLQDPAPQLLILDEPGNNLDLSSLEALVTALDGFGGAMVIVTHDDRLAAELSVDTEWDVREFLRTAAVD; encoded by the coding sequence ATGCCCACAGCCATCACTGTCTCCGAACTGGACTACCGCCTCGGCGACGATACCGAGATCTTCTCCGGACTCACCGCCGCCATCCCTGCCGACCTCGTCGGACTCGTCGGCGACAACGGGATCGGCAAAACCACCTTCGCCCGCATCCTCGCCGGTCGGCTGCGCGCCTCGGCTGGAACCGTCACCGGTGCCGACGGCGCCGTCTACATCGACCAGCTGCTGCCGCATTCGACGCAGAAGGTCGACGCCGCACTGGGCATCGCCCCCGTCCGACTGGCGCTGGGCCGCGCCCTGGCCGGAGAGGCGACCGGGGCCGACTTCGACCTCATCGGCGACGATTGGGACATCGAAGAGCGGGCCCTGGCCGCGCTGTCCGAACTCGGTCTGCACCTGAGCGTCAGCGACCTCGACCGGAGTCTGCGCAGCTTCTCCGGCGGACAGGCGACACGCATCGGGCTGGCCCGAGCGGCGCTGGTCGGCGACGCCTGGCTGATCCTCGATGAGCCCAGCAACAATCTCGATGAGGACGGACGGACGCTGCTGACGACGCTGCTCACCGACCGGCGTGGGCCCACCCTGGTCATCTCCCACGACCGAACTCTGCTCGAACAGATGACCTCGATCATCGAGATGACCGACCGACTGCGCGTCTACGGAGGGAACTTCGACGACTTCGAAGCCATGGTCGCCGCGGAAGAGGAAGCGAAGCAGCAGAAGGTCACCGATGCGAAGAAGTCCCATCGGATCGAGAAGCGACAGCGGATCGAACTGGAGACGAAGCTCGCCCGCAGCGAACAGAAAGGGGCGAAGGACAAACTCAACAGACGGCGGCCCCGGATCGCAGCCAACGCCATGGCACATTTCGCCGAGAAGTCCGCGGCGAAGCGACGCGGCGACAAAGCCGCCGACGAAGCGGCCGCCCGGGACGACCTCACCGCCGCCAAGGATGCGCTGCGCCGGACCTCGAGCGTCCGCCTCGACCTGCCGGACACCCAGATCCACGCGACCAAACGGGTCCTCGAGATCTCCACGGCCGCCTCGGCGAGGTCCGAGCGAAACCAGACGATCGTCGGCCCGGAACGGATCCGACTGACCGGACCCAACGGGGCAGGGAAGTCGACCCTGCTGGCCGCGATCCTCGCGGCCGCGAACGAACGGGACCCGCACGGCGAGGACACGGGCGACACGGGTGGTGGACACGCGGGGGCCGAAACCGGCCCGCCGATCGCCGAACTCTTCGGCGACCTCGCCATCACCGTCGCAGCAGCCACGGCCCACCTCGACCAGCAGTACCGACTGCCGGGGGAGCTGACGGTGATGGAGGCGGTGCGCGCAGGCAACCCGCGGCTCGACCCGCACCGCGTCCACGAAGTGCTCGCGGCCATGGGACTGCGCGCCGGACGCACCGACCAGATCTGTTCGACCCTGTCCGGTGGGGAGCGCTTCCGCGTCGCCCTGGCCTCAGGACTGCTGCAGGATCCGGCCCCGCAGCTGCTCATCCTCGACGAACCGGGCAACAATCTCGATCTGTCATCGCTCGAAGCACTCGTGACCGCCCTCGACGGATTCGGCGGTGCCATGGTGATCGTCACCCACGACGACCGGCTCGCCGCCGAACTCTCCGTCGACACCGAATGGGACGTGCGGGAATTTCTGCGCACGGCAGCCGTTGATTGA
- a CDS encoding Lrp/AsnC family transcriptional regulator produces the protein MDPLLPNGSGSRLGNLDEKSKAIIVELQHDGRKSYSAIGKSVGLSEAAVRQRVSRLIESGVMEIVAVTDPLSLGFARQAMVGLKVRGDISAVAEKLHDYDEIDYLVVTAGSFDLLVEIVCESDRHLIEFVNEELRSIDAVVDTELFMYLSLEKQKYNWGTR, from the coding sequence ATGGACCCGCTCCTGCCGAACGGCAGCGGTTCCCGACTGGGGAATCTCGACGAGAAGTCCAAGGCGATCATCGTCGAACTGCAGCACGACGGACGGAAATCCTATTCGGCCATCGGCAAGTCCGTCGGCCTGTCCGAGGCCGCCGTGCGCCAGCGGGTGTCGCGGCTCATCGAGTCGGGTGTCATGGAGATCGTCGCCGTGACCGACCCGCTGAGTCTGGGATTCGCGCGGCAGGCGATGGTGGGGCTGAAGGTCCGCGGAGACATCTCCGCGGTCGCCGAGAAGCTGCACGACTACGACGAGATCGACTACCTCGTCGTCACCGCCGGTTCGTTCGACCTGCTGGTCGAGATCGTGTGTGAATCGGATCGGCATCTGATCGAGTTCGTCAATGAGGAGCTCCGCTCGATCGATGCCGTCGTGGATACGGAGCTCTTCATGTACCTCTCACTCGAAAAGCAGAAATACAACTGGGGGACGCGATGA
- a CDS encoding M24 family metallopeptidase, translating into MNEGELFYGGEDNRPDVYGMRPGAEQGQAGKEVKARPQPVPGEVDTIGANELSFSAEEYLGRIASVRNRMLDQGLAALIVTDPANIYYLTGYNAWSFYTPQLLFVPSSGPMTLFMRDMDARGASHTSWLPPEDIVGYPERYVQRPHIHPFDWVAFALRQRWEVARASTMPVGVEMDSHFFSPRAFRALVNGVPEWRLVDSFELVNWIRAVKSPAEVALMRKAAKVTTAAMDAALGTIGVGVGQNEVAAAISEAQTRGGDGVWGDYPSIVPLMPTGESADTPHLSWTDRKFERDESVSIELAGVHRRYHVPLARTAVTGRPKQELVRLEGVVAEALSAVLDVAAPEVPTAELARTWNRVLALSGLEKPSRLGYSIGIGYPPDWGERTISIRTEDDQILEAGMTFHLIGGMWMNGYGIELSEPVLITDTGCEPFTNFPREIIRV; encoded by the coding sequence ATGAATGAGGGGGAGCTGTTCTACGGCGGCGAGGATAATCGCCCGGATGTGTACGGGATGCGTCCCGGAGCCGAGCAGGGGCAGGCCGGCAAAGAGGTCAAGGCGCGCCCGCAGCCGGTTCCCGGCGAGGTCGATACGATCGGCGCGAACGAACTGTCGTTCAGCGCCGAGGAGTACCTCGGTCGGATCGCCTCGGTGCGCAACCGCATGCTCGACCAGGGCCTGGCCGCGCTCATCGTCACCGACCCGGCGAACATCTACTACCTCACCGGCTACAACGCGTGGTCCTTCTACACCCCGCAGCTGCTGTTCGTGCCCTCGTCGGGACCGATGACGCTGTTCATGCGCGATATGGACGCCCGCGGAGCCTCGCACACCTCATGGCTGCCGCCCGAGGACATCGTCGGCTATCCCGAACGCTATGTGCAGCGCCCCCATATCCACCCTTTCGACTGGGTCGCCTTCGCCCTGCGCCAGCGGTGGGAGGTCGCCCGAGCATCGACCATGCCGGTCGGAGTCGAGATGGATTCGCATTTCTTCTCCCCGCGAGCCTTCCGCGCACTCGTCAATGGTGTGCCCGAATGGCGCCTCGTCGACTCCTTCGAGCTCGTCAACTGGATCCGTGCGGTCAAATCTCCGGCTGAGGTCGCGCTCATGCGCAAGGCTGCGAAGGTGACCACCGCGGCCATGGACGCGGCACTGGGCACGATCGGCGTCGGAGTCGGTCAGAACGAGGTGGCGGCCGCGATCTCCGAAGCTCAGACCCGCGGCGGCGACGGGGTCTGGGGCGACTACCCCTCGATCGTCCCGCTCATGCCCACCGGCGAAAGCGCGGACACCCCGCACCTGAGCTGGACCGATCGGAAGTTCGAACGCGACGAATCGGTGAGCATCGAACTCGCCGGTGTTCACCGCCGCTATCATGTTCCGCTGGCCCGTACGGCGGTGACCGGGCGGCCGAAGCAGGAGCTCGTCCGCCTCGAGGGGGTCGTCGCCGAGGCGCTGTCGGCAGTCCTCGACGTCGCCGCTCCCGAGGTGCCCACCGCGGAGCTCGCCCGCACCTGGAATCGGGTGCTGGCTCTGTCGGGACTCGAAAAACCCAGTCGCCTGGGGTACTCGATCGGGATCGGCTACCCGCCCGACTGGGGCGAGCGGACGATCTCGATCCGCACCGAGGACGACCAGATCCTCGAAGCGGGAATGACCTTCCACCTCATCGGCGGCATGTGGATGAACGGCTACGGAATCGAGCTGTCGGAACCGGTGCTCATCACCGACACCGGCTGCGAACCGTTCACGAACTTCCCCCGTGAGATCATCCGCGTCTGA